In a genomic window of Streptococcus mitis NCTC 12261:
- a CDS encoding O-acetylhomoserine aminocarboxypropyltransferase/cysteine synthase family protein: protein MTRDFKFETLQLHAGQVVDPATKSRAVPIYQTTSFVFDDTQEGADLFALRKPGNIYTRITNPTTAAFEERIAALEGGVGALATASGMAAVTYTILALAHAGDHVVAASTIYGGTFNLLKETLPRYGITTTFVDVDNLEEVEAAIKDNTKLVLIETLGNPLINIPDLEKLAEIAHKYQIPLVSDNTFATPYLINVFSHGVDIAIHSATKFIGGHGTTIGGVIVDSGRFDWAASGKFPQFVDEDPSYHNLSYTRDVGAAAFIIAVRVQLLRDTGAALSPFNAFLLLQGLETLSLRVERHVQNAEKIVDFLVNHPKVEKVNYPKLADSPYHALAEKYLPKGVGSIFTFHVKGGEAEARKVIDSLEIFSDLANVADAKSLVVHPATTTHGQLSEKDLEAAGVTPNQIRLSVGLENVDDLIEDLRLALEKI, encoded by the coding sequence ATGACTCGTGATTTTAAATTTGAAACTTTGCAACTGCATGCTGGTCAAGTTGTGGATCCAGCTACCAAGTCTCGTGCAGTGCCGATTTATCAAACAACATCTTTTGTTTTTGATGACACGCAGGAAGGTGCAGATCTTTTTGCCTTGAGAAAACCAGGGAACATTTATACTCGTATCACCAACCCTACAACAGCTGCTTTTGAAGAAAGAATTGCTGCTCTTGAAGGTGGTGTTGGAGCTCTTGCAACAGCATCAGGTATGGCCGCAGTGACTTATACGATTTTGGCACTTGCCCACGCTGGTGACCATGTAGTAGCAGCCTCAACTATTTACGGTGGAACTTTCAATCTCTTGAAAGAAACCCTTCCTCGTTATGGGATCACAACAACCTTTGTCGATGTTGATAATTTGGAGGAAGTAGAAGCAGCGATCAAAGACAATACCAAGCTAGTTTTGATTGAAACCTTGGGGAATCCCTTGATAAACATTCCTGACTTGGAAAAATTGGCTGAGATTGCTCATAAGTACCAAATTCCACTTGTTTCGGATAATACCTTTGCCACACCTTACTTGATTAATGTCTTTTCTCACGGTGTAGATATTGCCATTCACTCTGCGACTAAGTTTATCGGTGGCCATGGTACGACTATTGGTGGAGTGATCGTTGATAGTGGTCGTTTTGACTGGGCGGCTTCAGGGAAATTCCCTCAATTTGTTGACGAGGATCCAAGCTATCACAACTTGAGCTATACTCGTGATGTGGGTGCAGCAGCCTTTATTATCGCTGTCCGTGTCCAATTGCTTCGTGATACAGGTGCAGCCTTGTCACCATTTAATGCCTTCCTCTTGCTTCAAGGACTGGAAACACTTTCTCTTCGTGTCGAACGTCATGTGCAAAATGCAGAGAAAATTGTTGATTTCCTTGTCAACCATCCTAAGGTAGAAAAAGTCAATTATCCAAAACTTGCAGATAGTCCTTACCATGCCTTGGCTGAGAAATACTTGCCTAAAGGTGTGGGCTCAATCTTTACCTTCCATGTCAAAGGTGGGGAGGCAGAAGCTCGCAAGGTAATTGATAGTTTGGAAATCTTCTCTGACCTTGCAAACGTAGCAGATGCTAAATCTCTTGTTGTCCATCCAGCAACAACCACTCACGGTCAATTGTCAGAAAAAGACCTAGAAGCAGCAGGTGTCACACCAAACCAAATCCGCTTGTCTGTTGGACTTGAAAATGTAGATGATTTGATCGAAGATTTGCGCTTGGCCTTGGAAAAAATTTAA
- the truB gene encoding tRNA pseudouridine(55) synthase TruB has protein sequence MNGIINLKKEAGMTSHDAVFKLRKILGTKKIGHGGTLDPDVVGVLPIAVGKATRMVEFMQDEGKVYEGKITLGYSTTTEDASGEVVAETPVLSPLDEKLVDEAIASLTGPITQIPPMYSAVKVNGRKLYEYARAGQEVERPERQVTIYQFERTSPISYEGNLARFTFRVKCSKGTYIRTLSVDLGEKLGYAAHMSHLTRTSAAGLQLEDALTLEEIAEKVEAGQLDFLHPLEIGTGDLVKVFLTQEEAAEVRFGRFIELEQTEQELAAFEDDKLLAILEKRDNLYKPRKVFS, from the coding sequence ATGAACGGTATTATCAACTTAAAAAAAGAAGCGGGCATGACCTCGCATGATGCGGTTTTTAAACTGCGTAAGATTTTGGGAACCAAGAAGATTGGTCATGGTGGAACCTTGGATCCGGATGTGGTGGGTGTTTTGCCCATTGCGGTTGGCAAGGCAACACGCATGGTCGAGTTTATGCAGGATGAGGGCAAGGTCTATGAGGGGAAAATCACTCTGGGCTATTCCACGACGACAGAGGATGCTAGTGGGGAAGTGGTCGCAGAGACACCTGTTTTATCGCCCTTGGATGAAAAGCTTGTTGATGAAGCAATCGCCAGTCTGACTGGGCCTATTACCCAGATTCCACCTATGTATTCGGCTGTAAAGGTCAATGGTCGCAAGCTTTATGAGTATGCGCGTGCTGGCCAAGAAGTGGAGCGTCCAGAACGTCAGGTGACCATTTATCAATTTGAGCGGACAAGTCCGATTTCTTATGAGGGGAATCTAGCACGTTTTACTTTTCGTGTGAAATGCAGCAAGGGGACTTACATCCGTACCTTGTCTGTTGATTTGGGAGAAAAATTGGGTTATGCGGCCCATATGTCTCACTTAACACGTACTAGTGCAGCTGGTTTGCAACTAGAAGATGCTCTTACCTTGGAAGAAATTGCTGAAAAAGTGGAGGCTGGTCAATTGGACTTTCTTCATCCTCTAGAGATTGGGACAGGCGACCTTGTCAAAGTTTTCCTAACTCAAGAAGAGGCTGCAGAAGTGCGCTTTGGTCGTTTTATCGAACTCGAACAAACAGAACAAGAATTAGCTGCCTTTGAAGATGATAAATTACTAGCTATTCTAGAAAAGCGAGACAATTTATACAAGCCAAGGAAGGTTTTTAGCTGA
- a CDS encoding DUF2130 domain-containing protein, giving the protein MNEIKCPNCGEVFTVNESQYVELLSQVRTAEFDKELHDRMKQELALAEQKAMNEQQSKLAQKDQEIAQLQSQIQNFDTEKELAKKEVEQTSNQALLAKDKEVQALENQLATLRLEHENQLQKTLSDLEKERDQVKNQLLLQEKENELSLASVKQNYEAQLKAASEQVEFYKNFKAQQSTKAIGESLEHYAESEFNKVRSFAFPNAYFEKDNKVSARGSKGDFIFRESDENGVEIISIMFEMKNEADGTEKKHKNADFYKELDKDRREKNCEYAVLVTMLEADNDYFNTGIVDVSHEYEKMYVVRPQFFIQLIGLLRNAALNSLKYKQELALVREQNIDITHFEEDLDAFKQAFAKNYNSASTNFGKAIDEIDKAIKRMEEVKKFLTTSENQLRLANNKLEDVSVKKLTRKNPTMKAKFEALKGE; this is encoded by the coding sequence ATGAACGAAATCAAATGCCCCAACTGTGGGGAAGTCTTTACAGTAAATGAAAGTCAGTATGTTGAACTTTTGTCCCAAGTGAGAACAGCAGAGTTTGATAAGGAACTACACGATCGCATGAAGCAGGAACTGGCCTTGGCTGAGCAAAAGGCCATGAATGAGCAACAGTCTAAACTAGCTCAAAAAGACCAAGAAATTGCGCAATTACAGAGTCAAATCCAAAACTTTGATACAGAAAAAGAATTGGCCAAGAAAGAGGTTGAACAGACAAGCAATCAGGCCTTATTGGCTAAGGATAAGGAAGTACAGGCCTTGGAAAACCAATTGGCCACCTTGCGTTTGGAACATGAAAATCAACTGCAAAAGACCCTTTCTGACCTAGAAAAAGAACGAGATCAGGTTAAAAATCAGCTACTTTTGCAAGAAAAGGAAAATGAGTTATCTTTGGCTTCTGTTAAGCAAAACTACGAAGCCCAGCTCAAGGCAGCCAGTGAACAAGTCGAATTTTATAAGAATTTCAAAGCTCAACAATCTACAAAAGCTATCGGGGAAAGTTTGGAACACTATGCGGAGAGTGAGTTTAACAAGGTCCGCAGTTTTGCCTTTCCAAATGCTTACTTTGAGAAGGATAATAAGGTCTCTGCGCGTGGTTCCAAAGGCGACTTTATCTTCCGCGAGAGTGATGAAAATGGTGTTGAAATCATTTCCATCATGTTTGAGATGAAAAATGAAGCTGACGGAACAGAGAAGAAGCACAAGAATGCAGATTTTTACAAGGAATTGGACAAGGACCGTCGGGAGAAGAACTGTGAATATGCGGTTTTGGTGACTATGCTTGAGGCCGATAATGACTACTTTAACACGGGGATTGTTGACGTCAGCCACGAGTATGAAAAGATGTATGTGGTTCGTCCTCAATTCTTTATCCAGTTGATTGGACTCTTGCGTAATGCTGCTCTTAATTCCTTAAAATACAAGCAGGAGTTGGCCTTAGTTCGCGAGCAAAATATAGACATTACGCATTTTGAGGAAGATTTGGATGCCTTTAAACAGGCATTTGCTAAGAACTATAATTCAGCTTCTACCAACTTTGGTAAGGCAATCGATGAAATCGACAAGGCCATAAAACGGATGGAAGAGGTTAAAAAGTTCCTAACAACATCTGAAAACCAACTCCGTCTGGCTAATAATAAGCTGGAAGATGTCTCTGTCAAGAAATTGACACGTAAAAATCCAACCATGAAAGCGAAGTTTGAAGCACTGAAGGGGGAGTGA